Proteins encoded in a region of the Zea mays cultivar B73 chromosome 4, Zm-B73-REFERENCE-NAM-5.0, whole genome shotgun sequence genome:
- the LOC103653379 gene encoding uncharacterized protein isoform X1, with protein sequence MPPPSFIPVRPLTAPPGGPLAVPPSGPLATAFASTTAHSNRSTSEQSHSPLHPNTNPFSMDFQEISNEAQSRHVEGGNGRKRKQSQIGAAIESFVDFKRSAKTLEGIEEVSMEKCLDKLDTIDGFTDEDRSYAMEVFESAINREVFMKSKNHNARLLWLKRKISACRVLTTIM encoded by the exons ATGCCACCTCCTTCTTTCATTCCTGTTCGTCCTCTTACTGCCCCTCCTGGTGGCCCTCTTGCTGTCCCTCCTAGTGGCCCTCTTGCTACAGCTTTCGCTTCTACTACTGCTCATTCGAACAGGAGTACCTCTGAACAAAGCCACTCTCCCTTGCACCCCAACACAAACCCATTCTCCATGGATTTCCAAGAAATATCAAATGAAGCTCAATCAAGACATGTAGAAGGTGGAAATGGGAGAAAGCGCAAGCAAAGCCAAATTGGAGCAGCCATTGAAAGTTTTGTGGATTTTAAGAGGAGCGCCAAAACGCTCGAAGGTATTGAAGAAGTGTCTATGGAAAAGTGTCTAGACAAGTTGGATACAATTGATGGGTTCACAGATGAGGATAGATCATATGCAATGGAGGTCTTTGAATCTGCGATAAACCGAGAGGTGTTTATGAAGTCAAAAAACCACAATGCTAGATTACTTTGGTTGAAGAGGAAAATTAG TGCTTGTAGAGTGCTCACTACTATCATGTGA
- the LOC103653379 gene encoding uncharacterized protein isoform X2, whose protein sequence is MPPPSFIPVRPLTAPPGGPLAVPPSGPLATAFASTTAHSNRSTSEQSHSPLHPNTNPFSMDFQEISNEAQSRHVEGGNGRKRKQSQIGAAIESFVDFKRSAKTLEGIEEVSMEKCLDKLDTIDGFTDEDRSYAMEVFESAINREVFMKSKNHNARLLWLKRKISVLSGSNT, encoded by the exons ATGCCACCTCCTTCTTTCATTCCTGTTCGTCCTCTTACTGCCCCTCCTGGTGGCCCTCTTGCTGTCCCTCCTAGTGGCCCTCTTGCTACAGCTTTCGCTTCTACTACTGCTCATTCGAACAGGAGTACCTCTGAACAAAGCCACTCTCCCTTGCACCCCAACACAAACCCATTCTCCATGGATTTCCAAGAAATATCAAATGAAGCTCAATCAAGACATGTAGAAGGTGGAAATGGGAGAAAGCGCAAGCAAAGCCAAATTGGAGCAGCCATTGAAAGTTTTGTGGATTTTAAGAGGAGCGCCAAAACGCTCGAAGGTATTGAAGAAGTGTCTATGGAAAAGTGTCTAGACAAGTTGGATACAATTGATGGGTTCACAGATGAGGATAGATCATATGCAATGGAGGTCTTTGAATCTGCGATAAACCGAGAGGTGTTTATGAAGTCAAAAAACCACAATGCTAGATTACTTTGGTTGAAGAGGAAAATTAG TGTGTTAAGTGGAAGCAACACATGA